Proteins encoded within one genomic window of Macrobrachium nipponense isolate FS-2020 chromosome 8, ASM1510439v2, whole genome shotgun sequence:
- the LOC135223157 gene encoding neuronal pentraxin-2-like has product MTQKQTQRYPAAHEDQTEMKATLYNLCLFVSLLVNKDRRGMQHGFYYNGVRQFGFITNFTSPVWLNEWTHYCHIFEEGFYKGYVKGEKKATGKVVSDKTIAFNGIITFGQEQDIPAGGYAVDQCFRGYFSQFNIWKKVITEGEI; this is encoded by the exons ATGACGCAGAAACAAACACAG AGGTATCCAGCTGCCCATGAAGACCAAACAGAAATGAAGGCTACGTTATACaacctttgcctttttgtatcttTATTAGTTAACAAAG ATCGAAGAGGAATGCAACATGGATTTTACTATAATGGCGTGAGGCAGTTTGGTTTCATCACAAACTTCACCAGCCCTGTTTGGCTAAATGAGTGGACTCATTACTGTCACATTTTTGAGGAGGGATTTTATAAAGGATATGTCAAAGGAGAGAAGAAAGCAACTGGCAAAGTTGTTAGCGATAAAACCATTGCTTTTAATGGAATTATTACTTTTGGACAAGAGCAAGATATACCTGCTGGTGGATATGCAGTTGACCAGTGTTTCAGAGGGTACTTTTCTCAGTTCAACATCTGGAAGAAGGTAATCACTGAAGGCGAGATCTAA